From a region of the Apis cerana isolate GH-2021 linkage group LG13, AcerK_1.0, whole genome shotgun sequence genome:
- the LOC107998822 gene encoding tubulin glycylase 3A-like isoform X1 — protein MKANDEAASNLEPISTNKADRNEEHEDDSIDPNTKPMADVTEIQEKIQPISEIPPTLHERFMRVKQMVKDAIAAHHTFMVYGRARVIRECMLKRGWCEKFYRKNSAGDQHYNADASPIILLAGIGDLKDQQSERLLISKMLTNHTVDFLWNTGSEWPGWPAQDNKTTIFNRYYRAGFTSKVGLCSNVRQMHWYYEAGVANTLFPRCYNLCQGDQMHAFIEDFRFTACLNLLKWLVNKINVEGENAVRSPTGTVPLKALEFAIKRGSDYISAQSHEDIDQEVERIWAHQWDQFISWYYQIVHGQSLFIRNNVPFQKFFLASKHILKKMKKYWPQIDMDGIMNVWIMKPGNKSRGRGIVLLNKLEDVMAKMNPSTKSDTRYVIQKYIERPLLIHNTKFDIRQWFIITCSQPLTLWIYRESYLRFCSQKFSLTDFHESIHLCNHAIQCKYTNCGDRNPALPSDNMWDATTFKEFLKSQGHDKAWDDIIYPGMKQGLVGSLLASQEAMDRRKNSFELYGADFMVMDDFSVWLIEINSHPDMSYSSKVTTRLCKQVLEDTIKVVIDYREDKNASTGEFELAYKQRMSSCQPYLGAALSLQGTRITTGKKSTLVNNEDSKVSLVSKSPMTCLTKKKSITHNQIGPVIVDLIEELEIQLDQEFYAYYKMDSPKLRQALPMSIRPKSLITTVLIDKQESTMKSAPVVRPLSNTKAKFPILTQEKIVNTQKHASRLSKKSHTFAGTPSNKVESPVKQSLVSKVMAFQKQSSNQKTKSNQKIEKPLKQNNDKIKTAVQDVIKKYKKNTTSVIPPEPQTLPSVLTTNKVNQPVIKNKNHNVSKKNSHQNKNKILSDITDMYAVGLRLTN, from the exons ATGAAAGCGAACGATGAGGCAGCATCGAATTTGGAGCCGATTAGCACGAATAAAGCGGATAGAAATGAAGAACATGAGGATGATTCCATTGATCCCAACACAAAACCAATGGCTGATGTAACAGAAATTCAAg aaaaaattcagCCAATCTCAGAAATTCCACCAACTTTACACGAACGGTTTATGAGAGTTAAACAAATGGTAAAAGATGCTATAGCTGCACACCATACATTTATGGTTTATGGAAGGGCTCGAGTGATTCGTGAGTGTATGTTAAAACGAGGATGGTGTGAAAAATTCTATAGAAAGAACAGCGCtg GCGACCAACATTATAACGCGGATGCAAGTCCTATAATACTTCTAGCTGGCATTGGGGATTTGAAGGATCAACAAAGCGAACGCctgttaatttctaaaatgttAACTAATCATACTGTGGACTTTCTCTGGAATACCGGATCAGAATGGCCCGGTTGGCCAGCACAAGATAACAAGACAACGATTTTTAACAGATATTATCGAGCAGGATTTACCTCGAAG GTGGGCTTATGCTCGAACGTCAGACAAATGCACTGGTATTACGAAGCTGGAGTGGCGAACACCCTTTTTCCACGTTGCTATAATTTATGCCAAGGAGATCAGATGCACGCTTTCATAGAAGATTTTcg atTCACGGCAtgtctaaatttattaaaatggttAGTTAACAAGATAAATGTTGAAGGTGAAAATGCAGTTAGATCACCAACTGGCACTGTGCCTTTGAAGGCATTAGAATTCGCGATTAAACGAGGCAGTGATTATATTAGCGCACAATCGCACGAAGATATCGATCAAGAAGTCGAAAGGATTTGGGCGCATCAATGGGACCAATTTATCAGCTGGTACTATCAAATCGTTCACGGTCAATCTCTCTTCATTCGAAACAATGTTCCATTTCAA AAATTCTTCCTGGCGTCGAAGCATattctaaagaaaatgaagaaatattggCCACAAATCGACATGGATGGTATAATGAACGTGTGGATTATGAAACCGGGAAATAAAAGTCGAGGCCGAGGAATTGTTCTCTTAAATAAACTAGAAGATGTTATGGCGAAAATGAATCCATCAACTAAATCAGATACTCGTTATGTCATACAGAAATATATTG aaCGACCGTTGTTGATACATAATACTAAATTTGATATCAGACAATGGTTTATCATTACTTGCTCCCAGCCTCTAACTCTGTGGATATATAg AGAAAGTTATCTACGATTCTGCTCCCAGAAATTCAGTCTGACGGACTTCCACGAGTCGATTCATTTGTGCAATCACGCGATTCAATGCAAGTACACAAATTGCGGCGATAGAAATCCTGCGTTGCCTTCAGATAATATGTGGGATGCTACGACCTTCAAAGAATTTCTCAA ATCTCAGGGACACGACAAAGCGTgggatgatataatttatcctGGAATGAAGCAAGGTTTAGTCGGTTCTCTATTAGCCAGTCAAGAGGCTATGGATCGCCgaaaaaatagttttgaaCTTTATGGCGCAGACTTTATGGTTATGGATGATTTTTCTGTCTGGTTAATTGAAATCAATAGTCATCCTGATATGAGTTACTCGAGTAAAGTTACGACACGCTTGTGCAAGCAAGTTTTAGAAGATACCATAAAAG tggTGATAGATTACCGTGAAGACAAGAATGCGAGTACAGGAGAATTCGAACTAGCTTACAAACAAAGAATGTCCAGTTGTCAACCGTATTTAGGTGCAGCGTTGTCTCTTCAAGGAACTAGAATAACCACTGGAAAGAAATCCACTTTGGTAAACAATGAAGATTCAAAAGTCAGTCTTGTTTCAAAGTCCCCAATG acttgtttgacaaagaaaaaatcaattacacATAATCAAATTGGACCAGTAATTGTTGATTTGATCGAAGAATTAGAAATACAACTTGATCAGGAATTTTATGcttattataaaatggatTCACCCAAATTAAGACAAGCACTACCTATGAGTATACGACCGAAATCTTTAATAACTACTGTGTTAATTGATAAGCAGGAATCGACTATGAAAAGTGCCCCTGTGGTTCGTCCGCTTTCTAATACTAAAGCAAAATTTCCCATCTTGACACAA gaaaaaattgtaaatactcAAAAACACGCATCACGTCTATCGAAAAAATCACATACTTTCGCTGGGACACCTAGCAATAAAGTGGAATCTCCTGTGAAGCAATCATTGGTTTCTAAAGTTATGGCTTTTCAGAAACAATCTTCGaatcaaaaaacaaaatcgaaccaaaaaattgaaaaacctttgaaacaaaataatgataag ATTAAAACTGCCGTACAAGATGTCattaaaaagtacaaaaaaaatactacGTCTGTCATTCCTCCGGAACCACAGACATTACCATCTGTTTTAACAACGAACAAAGTTAATCAAccagttataaaaaataaaaatcataatgtttcaaaaaaaaattcacatcaaaataaaaataaaattttgtctgACATTACGGATATGTATGCCGTTGGTTTAAGATTAACTAATTAA
- the LOC107998822 gene encoding tubulin glycylase 3A-like isoform X3, with protein sequence MKANDEAASNLEPISTNKADRNEEHEDDSIDPNTKPMADVTEIQEKIQPISEIPPTLHERFMRVKQMVKDAIAAHHTFMVYGRARVIRECMLKRGWCEKFYRKNSAGDQHYNADASPIILLAGIGDLKDQQSERLLISKMLTNHTVDFLWNTGSEWPGWPAQDNKTTIFNRYYRAGFTSKVGLCSNVRQMHWYYEAGVANTLFPRCYNLCQGDQMHAFIEDFRFTACLNLLKWLVNKINVEGENAVRSPTGTVPLKALEFAIKRGSDYISAQSHEDIDQEVERIWAHQWDQFISWYYQIVHGQSLFIRNNVPFQKFFLASKHILKKMKKYWPQIDMDGIMNVWIMKPGNKSRGRGIVLLNKLEDVMAKMNPSTKSDTRYVIQKYIERPLLIHNTKFDIRQWFIITCSQPLTLWIYRESYLRFCSQKFSLTDFHESIHLCNHAIQCKYTNCGDRNPALPSDNMWDATTFKEFLKSQGHDKAWDDIIYPGMKQGLVGSLLASQEAMDRRKNSFELYGADFMVMDDFSVWLIEINSHPDMSYSSKVTTRLCKQVLEDTIKVVIDYREDKNASTGEFELAYKQRMSSCQPYLGAALSLQGTRITTGKKSTLVNNEDSKVSLVSKSPMTCLTKKKSITHNQIGPVIVDLIEELEIQLDQEFYAYYKMDSPKLRQALPMSIRPKSLITTVLIDKQESTMKSAPVVRPLSNTKAKFPILTQNY encoded by the exons ATGAAAGCGAACGATGAGGCAGCATCGAATTTGGAGCCGATTAGCACGAATAAAGCGGATAGAAATGAAGAACATGAGGATGATTCCATTGATCCCAACACAAAACCAATGGCTGATGTAACAGAAATTCAAg aaaaaattcagCCAATCTCAGAAATTCCACCAACTTTACACGAACGGTTTATGAGAGTTAAACAAATGGTAAAAGATGCTATAGCTGCACACCATACATTTATGGTTTATGGAAGGGCTCGAGTGATTCGTGAGTGTATGTTAAAACGAGGATGGTGTGAAAAATTCTATAGAAAGAACAGCGCtg GCGACCAACATTATAACGCGGATGCAAGTCCTATAATACTTCTAGCTGGCATTGGGGATTTGAAGGATCAACAAAGCGAACGCctgttaatttctaaaatgttAACTAATCATACTGTGGACTTTCTCTGGAATACCGGATCAGAATGGCCCGGTTGGCCAGCACAAGATAACAAGACAACGATTTTTAACAGATATTATCGAGCAGGATTTACCTCGAAG GTGGGCTTATGCTCGAACGTCAGACAAATGCACTGGTATTACGAAGCTGGAGTGGCGAACACCCTTTTTCCACGTTGCTATAATTTATGCCAAGGAGATCAGATGCACGCTTTCATAGAAGATTTTcg atTCACGGCAtgtctaaatttattaaaatggttAGTTAACAAGATAAATGTTGAAGGTGAAAATGCAGTTAGATCACCAACTGGCACTGTGCCTTTGAAGGCATTAGAATTCGCGATTAAACGAGGCAGTGATTATATTAGCGCACAATCGCACGAAGATATCGATCAAGAAGTCGAAAGGATTTGGGCGCATCAATGGGACCAATTTATCAGCTGGTACTATCAAATCGTTCACGGTCAATCTCTCTTCATTCGAAACAATGTTCCATTTCAA AAATTCTTCCTGGCGTCGAAGCATattctaaagaaaatgaagaaatattggCCACAAATCGACATGGATGGTATAATGAACGTGTGGATTATGAAACCGGGAAATAAAAGTCGAGGCCGAGGAATTGTTCTCTTAAATAAACTAGAAGATGTTATGGCGAAAATGAATCCATCAACTAAATCAGATACTCGTTATGTCATACAGAAATATATTG aaCGACCGTTGTTGATACATAATACTAAATTTGATATCAGACAATGGTTTATCATTACTTGCTCCCAGCCTCTAACTCTGTGGATATATAg AGAAAGTTATCTACGATTCTGCTCCCAGAAATTCAGTCTGACGGACTTCCACGAGTCGATTCATTTGTGCAATCACGCGATTCAATGCAAGTACACAAATTGCGGCGATAGAAATCCTGCGTTGCCTTCAGATAATATGTGGGATGCTACGACCTTCAAAGAATTTCTCAA ATCTCAGGGACACGACAAAGCGTgggatgatataatttatcctGGAATGAAGCAAGGTTTAGTCGGTTCTCTATTAGCCAGTCAAGAGGCTATGGATCGCCgaaaaaatagttttgaaCTTTATGGCGCAGACTTTATGGTTATGGATGATTTTTCTGTCTGGTTAATTGAAATCAATAGTCATCCTGATATGAGTTACTCGAGTAAAGTTACGACACGCTTGTGCAAGCAAGTTTTAGAAGATACCATAAAAG tggTGATAGATTACCGTGAAGACAAGAATGCGAGTACAGGAGAATTCGAACTAGCTTACAAACAAAGAATGTCCAGTTGTCAACCGTATTTAGGTGCAGCGTTGTCTCTTCAAGGAACTAGAATAACCACTGGAAAGAAATCCACTTTGGTAAACAATGAAGATTCAAAAGTCAGTCTTGTTTCAAAGTCCCCAATG acttgtttgacaaagaaaaaatcaattacacATAATCAAATTGGACCAGTAATTGTTGATTTGATCGAAGAATTAGAAATACAACTTGATCAGGAATTTTATGcttattataaaatggatTCACCCAAATTAAGACAAGCACTACCTATGAGTATACGACCGAAATCTTTAATAACTACTGTGTTAATTGATAAGCAGGAATCGACTATGAAAAGTGCCCCTGTGGTTCGTCCGCTTTCTAATACTAAAGCAAAATTTCCCATCTTGACACAA aattattag
- the LOC107998822 gene encoding tubulin glycylase 3A-like isoform X2: MRVKQMVKDAIAAHHTFMVYGRARVIRECMLKRGWCEKFYRKNSAGDQHYNADASPIILLAGIGDLKDQQSERLLISKMLTNHTVDFLWNTGSEWPGWPAQDNKTTIFNRYYRAGFTSKVGLCSNVRQMHWYYEAGVANTLFPRCYNLCQGDQMHAFIEDFRFTACLNLLKWLVNKINVEGENAVRSPTGTVPLKALEFAIKRGSDYISAQSHEDIDQEVERIWAHQWDQFISWYYQIVHGQSLFIRNNVPFQKFFLASKHILKKMKKYWPQIDMDGIMNVWIMKPGNKSRGRGIVLLNKLEDVMAKMNPSTKSDTRYVIQKYIERPLLIHNTKFDIRQWFIITCSQPLTLWIYRESYLRFCSQKFSLTDFHESIHLCNHAIQCKYTNCGDRNPALPSDNMWDATTFKEFLKSQGHDKAWDDIIYPGMKQGLVGSLLASQEAMDRRKNSFELYGADFMVMDDFSVWLIEINSHPDMSYSSKVTTRLCKQVLEDTIKVVIDYREDKNASTGEFELAYKQRMSSCQPYLGAALSLQGTRITTGKKSTLVNNEDSKVSLVSKSPMTCLTKKKSITHNQIGPVIVDLIEELEIQLDQEFYAYYKMDSPKLRQALPMSIRPKSLITTVLIDKQESTMKSAPVVRPLSNTKAKFPILTQEKIVNTQKHASRLSKKSHTFAGTPSNKVESPVKQSLVSKVMAFQKQSSNQKTKSNQKIEKPLKQNNDKIKTAVQDVIKKYKKNTTSVIPPEPQTLPSVLTTNKVNQPVIKNKNHNVSKKNSHQNKNKILSDITDMYAVGLRLTN; encoded by the exons ATGAGAGTTAAACAAATGGTAAAAGATGCTATAGCTGCACACCATACATTTATGGTTTATGGAAGGGCTCGAGTGATTCGTGAGTGTATGTTAAAACGAGGATGGTGTGAAAAATTCTATAGAAAGAACAGCGCtg GCGACCAACATTATAACGCGGATGCAAGTCCTATAATACTTCTAGCTGGCATTGGGGATTTGAAGGATCAACAAAGCGAACGCctgttaatttctaaaatgttAACTAATCATACTGTGGACTTTCTCTGGAATACCGGATCAGAATGGCCCGGTTGGCCAGCACAAGATAACAAGACAACGATTTTTAACAGATATTATCGAGCAGGATTTACCTCGAAG GTGGGCTTATGCTCGAACGTCAGACAAATGCACTGGTATTACGAAGCTGGAGTGGCGAACACCCTTTTTCCACGTTGCTATAATTTATGCCAAGGAGATCAGATGCACGCTTTCATAGAAGATTTTcg atTCACGGCAtgtctaaatttattaaaatggttAGTTAACAAGATAAATGTTGAAGGTGAAAATGCAGTTAGATCACCAACTGGCACTGTGCCTTTGAAGGCATTAGAATTCGCGATTAAACGAGGCAGTGATTATATTAGCGCACAATCGCACGAAGATATCGATCAAGAAGTCGAAAGGATTTGGGCGCATCAATGGGACCAATTTATCAGCTGGTACTATCAAATCGTTCACGGTCAATCTCTCTTCATTCGAAACAATGTTCCATTTCAA AAATTCTTCCTGGCGTCGAAGCATattctaaagaaaatgaagaaatattggCCACAAATCGACATGGATGGTATAATGAACGTGTGGATTATGAAACCGGGAAATAAAAGTCGAGGCCGAGGAATTGTTCTCTTAAATAAACTAGAAGATGTTATGGCGAAAATGAATCCATCAACTAAATCAGATACTCGTTATGTCATACAGAAATATATTG aaCGACCGTTGTTGATACATAATACTAAATTTGATATCAGACAATGGTTTATCATTACTTGCTCCCAGCCTCTAACTCTGTGGATATATAg AGAAAGTTATCTACGATTCTGCTCCCAGAAATTCAGTCTGACGGACTTCCACGAGTCGATTCATTTGTGCAATCACGCGATTCAATGCAAGTACACAAATTGCGGCGATAGAAATCCTGCGTTGCCTTCAGATAATATGTGGGATGCTACGACCTTCAAAGAATTTCTCAA ATCTCAGGGACACGACAAAGCGTgggatgatataatttatcctGGAATGAAGCAAGGTTTAGTCGGTTCTCTATTAGCCAGTCAAGAGGCTATGGATCGCCgaaaaaatagttttgaaCTTTATGGCGCAGACTTTATGGTTATGGATGATTTTTCTGTCTGGTTAATTGAAATCAATAGTCATCCTGATATGAGTTACTCGAGTAAAGTTACGACACGCTTGTGCAAGCAAGTTTTAGAAGATACCATAAAAG tggTGATAGATTACCGTGAAGACAAGAATGCGAGTACAGGAGAATTCGAACTAGCTTACAAACAAAGAATGTCCAGTTGTCAACCGTATTTAGGTGCAGCGTTGTCTCTTCAAGGAACTAGAATAACCACTGGAAAGAAATCCACTTTGGTAAACAATGAAGATTCAAAAGTCAGTCTTGTTTCAAAGTCCCCAATG acttgtttgacaaagaaaaaatcaattacacATAATCAAATTGGACCAGTAATTGTTGATTTGATCGAAGAATTAGAAATACAACTTGATCAGGAATTTTATGcttattataaaatggatTCACCCAAATTAAGACAAGCACTACCTATGAGTATACGACCGAAATCTTTAATAACTACTGTGTTAATTGATAAGCAGGAATCGACTATGAAAAGTGCCCCTGTGGTTCGTCCGCTTTCTAATACTAAAGCAAAATTTCCCATCTTGACACAA gaaaaaattgtaaatactcAAAAACACGCATCACGTCTATCGAAAAAATCACATACTTTCGCTGGGACACCTAGCAATAAAGTGGAATCTCCTGTGAAGCAATCATTGGTTTCTAAAGTTATGGCTTTTCAGAAACAATCTTCGaatcaaaaaacaaaatcgaaccaaaaaattgaaaaacctttgaaacaaaataatgataag ATTAAAACTGCCGTACAAGATGTCattaaaaagtacaaaaaaaatactacGTCTGTCATTCCTCCGGAACCACAGACATTACCATCTGTTTTAACAACGAACAAAGTTAATCAAccagttataaaaaataaaaatcataatgtttcaaaaaaaaattcacatcaaaataaaaataaaattttgtctgACATTACGGATATGTATGCCGTTGGTTTAAGATTAACTAATTAA